The sequence GAACTGGGCTGGGCCATGATCCGCACCCTCTACGGACACCTGGGAGCGTGGCCCACGCTGGCCGTCACCGTGACGGTCCTGCTGGTGCTGTCCTGGCTGGTGCACCGCTACCTGGAACGGCCCGCGGTCCGCTGGCTGCGCACGAAGCTGTGAACCGGTCCTGGGTCCCGCTTGCGCCTACTGGTCGGCGTGCGCGCACATCGGGCACACCCGGATCCGCGCGGAGCCGGGCTTGAGCAGTACACCTTCGGCCGACGCCGAGGCGAGGAGCGCCGACGGGCCCCGATAGCTGCCCACCGGGGATATCGAGCGTGGGCAGTCCCCATGACGCCGGCACCGGCGCAGGGCTCTGATTCCCCAGCAACGAGAGGCTGGACCGGTCGGCCGGTCCAGCCTCCCACTGTTCTGTCGGACGATCAGCCGCCGATGACGACGCGGCGCACACCGGTCCAGTTGGCCGGGTCCGTCGTCCGGCGCCCGTCGACCAGGACGCGGACGTCCGGCAGGTCGGCGGCGGCCAGCTCGCGGTACTCGGCGTGGTCGGCCTGGAGGACGGCCGCGGTGACGGTCTGTCCCTGGTGCGGCACGAGGCCGTGCGCGGTCAGCTCCTCGGGCGTGTACATCGGGTCCGAGACGAACGGCATCGCGCCGCGTGCCTTCAGCGCCTCGACGACTCCGAAGACACCGGAGAACGCGGTCTCCTTGACCCCGCCGCGGTAGGCGGCGCCCAGCACCAGCACGCCGACACCGTCCAGGTCGCCGTAGGCGGCGGCCAGCAGGTCCACGGCGTACTCGGGCATCGCGGCGTTGGCCTCGCGGGCCGAGCGCACGACGGTCGCCTCCGGGTCGTTCCACAGGTACATCCGCGGGTAGATCGGGATGCAGTGGCCACCGACGGCGATGCCGGGCTGGTGGATGTGGCTGTAGGGCTGGCTGTTGCAGGCCTCGATGACCTTCTTGACGTCGATGCCGGTCCGGTCGGCGAACCGGGCGAACTGGTTGGCCAGGCCGATGTTGACGTCGCGGTAGGTGGTCTCGGCGAGCTTGGCGAGCTCGGACGCCTCCGCCGTACCGAGGTCCCAGACACCGTTGGGGCGCGGCAGGTCCTCGCGGTCGTCGAAGTCGAGCACGGCCTCGTAGAACTCGACGCCGCGCCGGGCGGACGCCTCGTCGATGCCTCCGACGAGCTTGGGGTAACGGCGCAGGTCGGCGAAGACCCGGCCGGTCAGCACGCGCTCCGGGGAGAAGACCAGGTGGAAGTCCTCGCCCGGGGTGAGACCGGAGCCCTCGGCGAGCATCGGTGCCCAGCGGGTCCGGGTGGTACCGACGGGCAGCGTGGTCTCGTAGCTGACCAGGGTGCCCGGCTTAAGCCCCGCGGCGATCGCCTTGGTGGCGTTGTCCATCCAGCCGAAGTCCGGGGTGCCCTCGGCGTCCACGAAGAGCGGGACGACGACCACGACGGCGTCGGACGCGGCGACCGCGGCCGTGGTGTCCGTCGTCGCGGAGAGCAGCCCGGCGCCCACCGTCTCCTTGAGCTTGACGTCCAGGTCGTGCTCGCCGGGGAACGGCTCGGTGGCCGCGTTGACCAGCTCGACGACCTTCTCGTTGACGTCCGCGCCGATGACCGTGTGGCCCTTGGCGGCGAACTGCACGGCGAGCGGAAGCCCGATCTTGCCGAGCGCGACTACGCAGATGTTCATCGGTGTTACTTCCTCTTCCGACCGGACAGCTTGCGGCGCAGCCGCGTCAGCGTCCCGGCCTTGGTCTCCCACAGCGGGGCCGTCGTGATCACGAGCCGGCCCTTGGTGTTCGGATTCGCGGCGACGCGATACGGGACGACGCGCCCCCATCGGCGTGCCAGCGGCATCGGCAGCCCGTCGGTGCGTACGGGGATCTCGTACGTCGAGCCCGCCACGTCGGCGTAGACCCGGACTCCCCGCTTGGCCTTGACGGGCTGGACCGGGATGCGGGCGCTCAGCAGGGTCCCGCGGTCGTCGCCCACGGTCTCCCTGACGAACTCGCCGACCGCCTCGGGGCGTCGGGCGTCCTTGGACATCCGCAGCGCTCCCGGCTTGTCCGCGCTCTTGGGCATCGCACCCTGGGCCAGCGCGACCACGGCCGAGGACGTGTCGCCGATGATGCCGAGCCGCACCTTCAGGGCGAGCGACAGCTCCGCCCCGTCCTGCTCCCACGCGGCCGACTCCAGCTCGGTCCCCTTGGAGAGCCTGCCGGGCACCGCCTCGCCGAGCACCTCGTAGAAGCGGTCGTCCAGGCCGACGGCGTCGTCCCGGAAGCCGGGGTAGGAGGCAAAAGCCCGGTCGCCCTCCAGGAAGAAGGGCGGTGCGCCGTGCTCGGTCTCCTCCGCGATAGCGCGGCTGAGCTCGTCGACGGCGCCGCGCTGGGCCAGACCGAAGCGCACCCGCCGCGTCACTCCCGTACCGTCGCGCAGACCGTCGGTGTAGTACGCGTCGATCAGGACGGCCAGACCCTCGCACACCAGGCGCTTGGTGCTGGTGTCGAGGGCGGGGAAGTCCTTCTGCAGAAGCTTGGACAGCTCCCAGTCGAAGTGCCGCTTGAAGACGGCGTCGCGCTGCGGTCCGGGCTCGATGAGACCGGCCGTGTGCTTCATGATCTTCGCGGTGCACCGGAGCCGGGCCAGATGATCGGCCCGGTAGGTGATGTTGCTCGCGTCGCCGCGCTTGACCGCGTAGTAATACGTGTAGTCGGAGAGCACGGAGATCTTGCGGGCCCGGACGCACGCCTCGATCGTGAACGGCTGGTCGCTGCCGACCGGCAGGTCCTCCGGGAAACGCAACTGGTGCTTCTCCACCAACTCGCGGCGAAAGAGCTTGGTATTGGCCAACGTGAAAGGCAGACTCGAATCGTAGAGACTGATGTCCGGGTCATTTTTCACGTACAACTTCTGATGAACGTAGCGGCCGTTGGTGCCCACCATTTTGCCGACCACCACGTCCGAGCCGTGATCGTCCGCGTAGGCGACCATCCGCGCCAAGGCCTCTTCGCCGAGGTAGTCGTCCGAACCGATGAAGTACACGAAGCGACCGGTGGCGAGATCGAGAGCCCGGTTGCTCGGTGCGGCGGGCCCTCCTGAGTTGGCCTGATGAATGACCTTGAACGTGCCGGGATACTTGTCGGCAAACCGATCGAGTTCGGCACCGCTCTCGTCCGTCGACCCGTCGTCGACCGCCACGATTTCGATGCGGTCGAGGCCGATGCTCTGCCGGACAAGAGAGTTCAAGCACTCCGTCAAGTAGGGCATGGTGTTGTAAACGGCGACAACCACACTGACGTCAGGAGCCGTCGTCATAGTCAGTTTTCCGCCTTCTCGCGGTCGGAGAGCAGATTGGTGTAGAGCTCGTCCAGGAGCTCCGCCTGTGCTTCCCAGGTCCAGGTGTCGAGGAGCCCGGGCTTGTCGTAAGCGGCACGGTACCGGCCGGGATCGGCCAGCACCCGCTTGATCGCGCGGACCAGATCGGTTACGTCCTCGGCGGTGCATACCTCGCCCTGGCCGGTCGAACGAGCCACCTCGGACATGGTCTTCACATCACTGACCACCAGCGGCAACCGCGCGTGCGAGTACTCGAAGAACTTGGTGATCAGAGCGATCTCGTGGTTCGGCCAGTGATGGATCGGAATGCAGCCGACGTCCGCCGTAGAAAGGAACGGGACAACCTGCCAGTGCGGTACGTACGGCACCGCATGCAGACGGTCCCCCGCGCCGAGTTCCTCGGCCCTGGCCAGAAGGGTCTTTATGTAGGCCGCGGCCGGATTGGGAACGACGAATGCCATGTGTACGCCGTCCAGATGCGGCAGCGCCTCCACCATGTCCCCGAGGCCCCGCTGCGGACCGGGCGAACCGCTGTAGACAACCAGCGGAACCTCCGGGCCGATGCCGCACAGCGAACGCAGATCCGGCACAGGATCGGCGTCCTGTCCCGGGAGCGGCTCGACCGGACGATCGGGCGCGTTGAGCACCACCGTCGGCTGCGTGGACAGGGAGTGGCGCTCGCGCAAGAGATCGGCAAGGCCCTCGGAGACGGTCACTACCGCGTCGGCGTACGGGGCGTACTCGCTCTCGTGCGCCGTGTTGCCGGGGATCCAGTGCGCATTGTCCTCCCAGGGACGGACACCCGGCAGGAATTCGTGGGCGTCCCAGACAAGGCTGACCTGACGGCCCGCGGCCCGGGCGCGAACCGCCGCGCGGGCACCGACCCCGAGCATCCGGAAGTCGTTGGCGTGGATCAGATCCGGCTTGAGAGCCTCGATCTCCTTGCCGTACGTCAACTCGTAATCCCACAGAGCAGGTTCGAGCCTGCGCCAAGCCCTCTTCCCCTTGGCACCCTTCCAGGCCGCGGTGAAGGCACGGTCGAGCGGCCCTTGGAGCCGTCGGCCGGCTTTCTGGGCCTCCACGGACTGCTCGGAACGGAACTCGATCCAGCGCTGCATCACCTTCGACGCCGGTCCTGCTACAGCGAGGCGGGCGCGCTCCGCCTTGCGGAAGGCCGGCGAGCCGACCGCATGGGGCGCGACCTTGAGTGAGGCACGACGAGTCGCGACATCGGTACGCCAGGCCTTTGCCCACTGCCGTCGATAGGCGCCGAGAGGGCCCGGCGGATACGCCAGGGGGCGGCGCAGGAGTGAGCGGTGCCGCTCGGCATGCCGCTTCGCCAGGGGCGCCTTCAGCGGCAGCAGCCGCACTTCGGCATCGCCCAGCTTCCAGCTGCGGCCCCTGCCAGTACGAACGAGGCCCAACAGGGTCACGTCCCAGCCCGCCGCAGCCATGGACTCGGCGGCCTTCTGTACGCGCGAGTCGCCCTCGACCTTGTTGTCGACCAGCATGACCACCCGGCCTTTGGCCGGCCGATCGTCGCCGAATTCCTGCGTCTCCATCAACAACCTTTCCGGACGATTCACTTGAGGAATCCACTCAGCGCCTGTGCGCTCCAGCGTCCGTCGTGATACGTGCGAGCGAATTCCGACGAGGCACGACCGACGGCTGCGGTTCCGTCCCGGTCGTCGATCAAGGAACCCAGCACCTCGCGCAGGGTGTCCGGCGTAGCACTGACGACAGGCAGTTCGCCATTCGTCGCGATCTTCACCGCATCGCTGATGTGGCCGATCACCGGCCTACCGGCGGCCATCGCTTCCACCGCGAACGTGCCGTAACTGCCTGTGGTGAACTGATCCAGAACCAGATCGCTCTGTTTGACCAGTTCCTGCATCTCCGCCCACGGAATGTTCTCGGCGAGCCTGAAGTCGATCACACCTTCATCGTGCAGCTCGGTGAGACTGGGCATGATCCGGTCCGTGCCCTTGGTCCAGCGCTTGGACGGAGCGTGCAACACAATGGGCCGCTTGCGCTCCATCACCGGGCTGTCGGTCGCCCACGACGCGACATCCACCACGAGCGGCACCCATTTGGCCGTCGGCAGGTCATCCAGAAGATCAGGAGTCGTGACAAAGAGCGGCAGGCCGCATTCGTCGGCGATCCGTCGGTTGATCTCGGCCTTGCGCTGAAGCTTTTCGGCAATACCGTCGGGAGCATCCCGGAAAAGCGAGTACTCGTGCCGCTCCAGATGCCGGGCGGGGTGCCGGATGTCGCTGCCGTGCGACAGAATCGCCACCTTGATGCCGGCCTTGTCCAGTGCTGCCAGATCACCGGCGATCGTGTCGCCGTTGAGGCGTCCGAAGACGGGCAAAAAGGCGTCGACGAGCAGGTGGCTGTATCGGCCGACCGCTCGCCTCACCTGTTGCAGCTGAACATCGAGCTCGCCGAGTCCGGCGGCGTCGACATAAACGTCTGCGGGATAGTCGAATGTGTCCGCACGTCGGTTCATGACGACCTCGACGGACACATCCGGATTCGCCTGTGACACCGCCTGCGCGAAGGCCGCGCCCTGACCGGCGTAGTTGGCCGGCCCTATGCCGAGCTTGATCCGGGTTGAGCCGAGGGGCGTCCAGACCGGTGCTCCGGCCTTGCCGCTGCTCGCCCCGATCGGGGCGGCCCCAGGAGACTCCTGGACGACCCATGACACCTCGACAGCCGGCACCGTCGGTGTCTTCTTCGACAGCGTGCGGTACAACTCGAGCAGCCCGGCACTCTGGTGTTCCCAGGAAAGCTCCTTGAGCACATCCTCGCTGATGTGCGCCGCAAGCTCTCGGCGGCCCTTCAGCGCTCGTGAAGCGGCAGCCACGAAGGTCTTGGGGTCGTCCCAGGTGAAGACCTCGCCGAGCCCCTTCTCCTCCACATATTCCTTGATCACACGGACATCGCTGGTAACGAGCGGCAGCCCTGCCTGAAGGTACTCGGAGACCTTCGTCGGCAAGGAGACCTCGCAGTTGGGAACCCGTCTGAAGGGCGTCAGACCGACATCCGCGGACGACAGATAGTCGGCGACCTCGTGCTGCGACACATAGGGGACCAGATGAATACGGTCACGCACACCGAGCTTCTCGGCGGTGGCCAGCAACTCCTCCAGGAGAGACGTTCCTCTGCCGCAGACAAGCGCCAGGTGCACACCGGGCAGCTCGGGAAGCCCGTCGATCACTGCGTCCAAACCGCGCTCGGGGCCCAGCCACCCCGCGTACACCATGAGCGGAACGTCGGGATCCAGACCGCATACCTCGCGGACGGACGACCGCACCGACCCGGATCCGATCACCTCGCGCACCGGGGAATTACCCACGACCAGGGGCAACCCGGGGAGGTTGTGGTCGTCCTTGAGCAACTCGGCCAGCTGCGGGGACACCGTGACGACCGCGTCGGCCCGGCCGATGTACTCGGCCTCGGCCGCGGGAAGGGCGTATGCCTGCCGCGGGTTGGGCCACTCGACACCGCGAATGTACTCATGTGCGTCATAGATCCAGACGCATCCATGGCCACTCGCCCGGAGACGGGCGGCACTGCGCGCGGCCGTCACGATCATCGTGGCGTCGTTGGCATGGATGACGTCCGGCTTGAGTTCCTCGATCACCGGGCCGAACGCCAGATCCAGGTCGACCAGCTGCGGCCAGGCGAGCCGCCAGTCGCGGGCCGGCTGCGGATCCTTGGAGGTTCTGTGTTCCTCCCATTTGAACGCACGCACCCTCAGCCGGTACACGGCACGGCGCGCGCGCAGCACTGCCTTCAGCGAGGCCCGCCGGGGCGCACCCGACCACGCAGTTTCGGCAGACATCTGGCGCACCCAGGCCCGATAGGAGACCCGGTAGTGTTTCAGCGCCGTCTGGTCGTGAATGCGGAACTGTGTCATGGCGCCGCGCAGCGGATGAGCCTTACGGGCTTTCACCGATCGCCCGTACTCCGGGGTCACGGGGACTCGAACCACTTCGATCGGGCCCATCCTGGACCGCTGTACGCGCTTGGTGTCGCTCCGGCCGATCAGCGTGACGTCCCAACCGTCGCGGGCGGCGGCCAACGCTGTCTTCTGGACCCGCGAGTCGCCACTGATGCCATTGGCGACGATCACCGCTAGCCGCGGTCGGCGGGCAGGGGATTTCATTCTGTACTTCCTCCGGTGGAAGGCAATCGAGTCGGTGCCTGCGGCCCATTCCCTGGAAACGCGCCGAGCACCGGGCGAGCGAGTGGTGCACCCACTGCCGAGATGTCAGACCGCCGCACTGGTGTTGTCCAGACGGACGGTCTTACCGTCTGCAGCCGACTCGAGAACCGCAGCCGCCACCTCGACGGTCCGCAGCCCCTGCCTCAATGTACAAATATCGGACGACTTGCCCTGTACAGCGTCCCGGAAGAGCTCGTGCTCGACAAGCAGCGGCTCGCGCTTCGGGATGGCGTAGCGGATCATGTCGCCCTCGGAGACCCCGCGGAACGCGCGCAGCGCCTCCCACTCGGTGGTCACCGACGCGTTCGAGTGGAACGTGAGGTCGGCGGTGAGGGTGTCGGCGATGAAGCAGCCGCGCTCACCGGTGACCGAGGTGAACCGCTCCTTGAGCGGGCTCAGCCAGTTGACCAGGTGGTTGACCATCGTGCCGTCGGAGAGCTGGCCCACTGCGGAGACCATGTCCTCGTGCGGGCGGCCGGACTTCGACACGGTGTGGGCCGCGATCGAGTTGTACGTCTGACCGGTCACCCACCCCGTCAGGTCGATGTCGTGGGTGGCGAGGTCCTTGACCACACCGACGTCGGCGATCCGGTGCGGGAAGGGTCCCTGGCGCCGGGTCACGACCTGGTACACATCGCCGAGCTCGCCGGCCTCCAGCCGGGTGCGCAGCGAGCGCAGGGCCGGGTTGCAGCGCTCGATGTGGCCGACACCGGCCACCAGGTCACGCGACTCGAAGGCCTCGACGAGGCGGCGGGCGCCCTCGACGGTGTCCGCCAGCGGCTTCTCGATCAGCGCGCAGACACCGGCGTCGGCCAGTTGCAGGCCGACTTCCTCGTGCAGTCCGGTGGGGCAGGCCACGACCGCGTAGTCGACGCCGAGGCCGATGAGCTCCTCGACGGTCGACAGGACGGGTGCGCCCTGCGCCCAGCCGTTCTTGTCCCCCATCGGGTCGACGACGCCGACCAGGTCCACGCCCTCCAGGCCGGCGAGCACCCGGGCGTGGTGGCGGCCCATGGAACCGAGGCCGATGAGTCCGGCCTTCAGTGCGGCGGTCACAGGTTCTCCCCCAGTGCGTTCACGGCGGCGGCGATGCGCTCCAGGTCGCTCTCGCCGAGCGACGGGTGGACGGGCAGCGAGACGACCTCGGCGGCGGCGCGTTCGGTCTCCGGCAGGTCCCAGGTGCGGCCGGCCTTCTGGTCCGGCTCCCAGTAGGGCTTCAGCCGGTGGATCGGCGTCGGGTAGTAGACCGCGTTGCCGATGCCCGCCTCGGTGAGCTTCGCCATCGCGGCGTCCCGGTCGCCCAGCACCCGGATCGTGTACTGGTGGTAGACGTGCCGGGCGCCCTCGGCCACCGGCGGGGTCACCACGTTCGGGGCGGTGATGTGCGCGTCGAGGTATGCCGCGTTGGCCCGGCGCTGCTCGGTCCAGCCGTCGAGCTTGATCAGCTGTACGCGGCCGACGGCGGCGGCCACGTCCGTCATACGCATGTTGGCGCCGACGATCTCGTTGGCGTACCGCTGCTCCATGCCCTGGTTGCGCAGGAGGCGCAGGGTGCGGGCGGTCTCGGCGTCGGCCGTGGTGACCATGCCGCCTTCGAGCGAGTGCATGTTCTTGGTCGGGTAGAAGCTGAAGGTGCCGCCCGCGCCGAACGCGCCGACCGGGGTTCCGTTCAGCGCCGCGGCGTGCGCCTGGCAGGCGTCCTCGACGACGGCGAGATTGTGCTTGTCCGCGATGGGCATGAGCTTGTCCATCGCCGCCGGGTGACCGTAGAGGTGCACCGGCATGATCGCGGCGGTGCGCGGCGTGATCGCGGCCTCGACCGCGGCCGGGTCGAGGCCGAAGCTGCCCGGCTCGATGTCGGCGAACACGACATCGGCGCCGACCAGACGGACCGCGTTCGCGGATGCCGCGAAGGAGAAGGAGGGGACGATCACCTCGTCGCCCGGGCCGATGCCCAGGGCGAGCAGCAGCAGGTGAAGGGCAGATGTGCCGGAGTTCACGGCGACACAGTGCCGGCCGTCGACCAGGTCCGAGAAGCCTTCTTCGAAGGCCGCGACCTCGGGTCCCTGGACGACACGGCCGCTGCGCAGCACGCGCACCGCGGCCTCGATCTCGTCTTCCCCGATGACCGGGCGGGCAGCAGGAATCGGCTGCTCGTTGATGCTCGTCATGGACGTCCTCCTTGAACACCGCAAGAGCTCTTGACAGGCAGAGGTCTGGGGTGCGGGGACGTCTCACGAGGCCGCGCCCAACCCCACCGGCGCAATGCCGACGCCCTGCCGAGGATTCTGGGTCCGGTCTGTCCATCACCGGGCCGGTCACCGATTGTAGTTTCTGCTGAGAACAGCTACAGGACAGCGACCGCCGTCACATTATCAGGGATTTCTCGGCCGATTTCGGGCCCGTTAACCCGTGCTTGCATCAGTTCTGAAACAAAACCTGTGTCCCGCCCCGAAGTGGTCGGGACGGGACACAGGAGATGAACTACCGGTTACGGATTCGTCAGCTGTCGGACGGCGTACCCTCCGCGGACGGCGCCGAAGCGGTCACGGAAGGCGACGACTGCTCTGCGGCAACCGTCTTCTTCGTGGCCTTCTTCGTGGTCGTCTTCTTCGCGGCGGTCTTCTTGGCGACCGTCTTCTTCGCAGCCGTCTTCGTGGCGGTGGCCTTCTTGGCCGTCGCCTTCTTGGCGGTCTTGCGCGCCGTCTTCTTCGCCGGAGCCTCCGGGGCTTCCGCCCCGGTCTGCGCACCGTCGGCCGGGGCCTCGGACTCGGGCGTGGTCGTCACGACGACGACCGCCGGCTCCTCGGTACCCGCGGGCGAGCCCGCCGGGGCGGTGGCCTTACGGGTCGCCCGGCGCCGGGCACGCGGCGGGGCTGCCGGGGTCTCGGTGACCTCGGCCGCGGGGGCCTCGGCGACCGGGGTCTCGGCGGCCGGCGCCTCGACGACCGGGTCCTCGACGGCGACCGGGTCCGTGGTGGGCTCGGCCGGCTGCACCGGCTCCGCCGCCTCGGCCTGCTTGGGCGAACCCGCCGGGGCGGACGCCTTCCGGGTCGCGCGGCGACGCGTCCGGCCCTGCGGAGCCGCCTCGGCCTCGGGGGCCGGAGCGGCCTCCGGGGTCTCGACGACCG is a genomic window of Streptomyces sp. NBC_01237 containing:
- a CDS encoding nucleotide sugar dehydrogenase, which codes for MNICVVALGKIGLPLAVQFAAKGHTVIGADVNEKVVELVNAATEPFPGEHDLDVKLKETVGAGLLSATTDTTAAVAASDAVVVVVPLFVDAEGTPDFGWMDNATKAIAAGLKPGTLVSYETTLPVGTTRTRWAPMLAEGSGLTPGEDFHLVFSPERVLTGRVFADLRRYPKLVGGIDEASARRGVEFYEAVLDFDDREDLPRPNGVWDLGTAEASELAKLAETTYRDVNIGLANQFARFADRTGIDVKKVIEACNSQPYSHIHQPGIAVGGHCIPIYPRMYLWNDPEATVVRSAREANAAMPEYAVDLLAAAYGDLDGVGVLVLGAAYRGGVKETAFSGVFGVVEALKARGAMPFVSDPMYTPEELTAHGLVPHQGQTVTAAVLQADHAEYRELAAADLPDVRVLVDGRRTTDPANWTGVRRVVIGG
- a CDS encoding glycosyltransferase family 2 protein, with amino-acid sequence MTTAPDVSVVVAVYNTMPYLTECLNSLVRQSIGLDRIEIVAVDDGSTDESGAELDRFADKYPGTFKVIHQANSGGPAAPSNRALDLATGRFVYFIGSDDYLGEEALARMVAYADDHGSDVVVGKMVGTNGRYVHQKLYVKNDPDISLYDSSLPFTLANTKLFRRELVEKHQLRFPEDLPVGSDQPFTIEACVRARKISVLSDYTYYYAVKRGDASNITYRADHLARLRCTAKIMKHTAGLIEPGPQRDAVFKRHFDWELSKLLQKDFPALDTSTKRLVCEGLAVLIDAYYTDGLRDGTGVTRRVRFGLAQRGAVDELSRAIAEETEHGAPPFFLEGDRAFASYPGFRDDAVGLDDRFYEVLGEAVPGRLSKGTELESAAWEQDGAELSLALKVRLGIIGDTSSAVVALAQGAMPKSADKPGALRMSKDARRPEAVGEFVRETVGDDRGTLLSARIPVQPVKAKRGVRVYADVAGSTYEIPVRTDGLPMPLARRWGRVVPYRVAANPNTKGRLVITTAPLWETKAGTLTRLRRKLSGRKRK
- a CDS encoding glycosyltransferase, producing the protein METQEFGDDRPAKGRVVMLVDNKVEGDSRVQKAAESMAAAGWDVTLLGLVRTGRGRSWKLGDAEVRLLPLKAPLAKRHAERHRSLLRRPLAYPPGPLGAYRRQWAKAWRTDVATRRASLKVAPHAVGSPAFRKAERARLAVAGPASKVMQRWIEFRSEQSVEAQKAGRRLQGPLDRAFTAAWKGAKGKRAWRRLEPALWDYELTYGKEIEALKPDLIHANDFRMLGVGARAAVRARAAGRQVSLVWDAHEFLPGVRPWEDNAHWIPGNTAHESEYAPYADAVVTVSEGLADLLRERHSLSTQPTVVLNAPDRPVEPLPGQDADPVPDLRSLCGIGPEVPLVVYSGSPGPQRGLGDMVEALPHLDGVHMAFVVPNPAAAYIKTLLARAEELGAGDRLHAVPYVPHWQVVPFLSTADVGCIPIHHWPNHEIALITKFFEYSHARLPLVVSDVKTMSEVARSTGQGEVCTAEDVTDLVRAIKRVLADPGRYRAAYDKPGLLDTWTWEAQAELLDELYTNLLSDREKAEN
- a CDS encoding glycosyltransferase, yielding MKSPARRPRLAVIVANGISGDSRVQKTALAAARDGWDVTLIGRSDTKRVQRSRMGPIEVVRVPVTPEYGRSVKARKAHPLRGAMTQFRIHDQTALKHYRVSYRAWVRQMSAETAWSGAPRRASLKAVLRARRAVYRLRVRAFKWEEHRTSKDPQPARDWRLAWPQLVDLDLAFGPVIEELKPDVIHANDATMIVTAARSAARLRASGHGCVWIYDAHEYIRGVEWPNPRQAYALPAAEAEYIGRADAVVTVSPQLAELLKDDHNLPGLPLVVGNSPVREVIGSGSVRSSVREVCGLDPDVPLMVYAGWLGPERGLDAVIDGLPELPGVHLALVCGRGTSLLEELLATAEKLGVRDRIHLVPYVSQHEVADYLSSADVGLTPFRRVPNCEVSLPTKVSEYLQAGLPLVTSDVRVIKEYVEEKGLGEVFTWDDPKTFVAAASRALKGRRELAAHISEDVLKELSWEHQSAGLLELYRTLSKKTPTVPAVEVSWVVQESPGAAPIGASSGKAGAPVWTPLGSTRIKLGIGPANYAGQGAAFAQAVSQANPDVSVEVVMNRRADTFDYPADVYVDAAGLGELDVQLQQVRRAVGRYSHLLVDAFLPVFGRLNGDTIAGDLAALDKAGIKVAILSHGSDIRHPARHLERHEYSLFRDAPDGIAEKLQRKAEINRRIADECGLPLFVTTPDLLDDLPTAKWVPLVVDVASWATDSPVMERKRPIVLHAPSKRWTKGTDRIMPSLTELHDEGVIDFRLAENIPWAEMQELVKQSDLVLDQFTTGSYGTFAVEAMAAGRPVIGHISDAVKIATNGELPVVSATPDTLREVLGSLIDDRDGTAAVGRASSEFARTYHDGRWSAQALSGFLK
- a CDS encoding Gfo/Idh/MocA family protein — protein: MTAALKAGLIGLGSMGRHHARVLAGLEGVDLVGVVDPMGDKNGWAQGAPVLSTVEELIGLGVDYAVVACPTGLHEEVGLQLADAGVCALIEKPLADTVEGARRLVEAFESRDLVAGVGHIERCNPALRSLRTRLEAGELGDVYQVVTRRQGPFPHRIADVGVVKDLATHDIDLTGWVTGQTYNSIAAHTVSKSGRPHEDMVSAVGQLSDGTMVNHLVNWLSPLKERFTSVTGERGCFIADTLTADLTFHSNASVTTEWEALRAFRGVSEGDMIRYAIPKREPLLVEHELFRDAVQGKSSDICTLRQGLRTVEVAAAVLESAADGKTVRLDNTSAAV
- a CDS encoding DegT/DnrJ/EryC1/StrS family aminotransferase, with amino-acid sequence MTSINEQPIPAARPVIGEDEIEAAVRVLRSGRVVQGPEVAAFEEGFSDLVDGRHCVAVNSGTSALHLLLLALGIGPGDEVIVPSFSFAASANAVRLVGADVVFADIEPGSFGLDPAAVEAAITPRTAAIMPVHLYGHPAAMDKLMPIADKHNLAVVEDACQAHAAALNGTPVGAFGAGGTFSFYPTKNMHSLEGGMVTTADAETARTLRLLRNQGMEQRYANEIVGANMRMTDVAAAVGRVQLIKLDGWTEQRRANAAYLDAHITAPNVVTPPVAEGARHVYHQYTIRVLGDRDAAMAKLTEAGIGNAVYYPTPIHRLKPYWEPDQKAGRTWDLPETERAAAEVVSLPVHPSLGESDLERIAAAVNALGENL